A portion of the Fibrobacter sp. UWB4 genome contains these proteins:
- the lptB gene encoding LPS export ABC transporter ATP-binding protein, whose product MKNLVSTIRTDKLRKIYGHRQVVSDVSIQVSQGEIVGLLGPNGAGKTTTFYMIVGMVRPDAGHIFLDDIEMTDKPMYKRARLGVGYLPQEASIFRKLSVEDNIMAILETQDMKRAERKKKLEQLLEEFKITHIRKTKSMSCSGGERRRLEIARALASDPSFLLLDEPFAGIDPIAVADIQSIISELKDRGMGVLITDHNVRETLSITDRAYIMYKSQVLTEGSSEHLAKDPEARRIYLGDSFRLD is encoded by the coding sequence GTGAAAAATTTGGTTAGCACGATACGCACCGACAAGCTGCGCAAGATTTATGGCCATCGCCAGGTGGTGAGCGACGTCTCCATTCAGGTTTCGCAGGGTGAAATCGTCGGGCTGCTGGGTCCGAACGGTGCCGGAAAGACGACTACGTTCTACATGATTGTGGGCATGGTCCGCCCGGATGCCGGCCACATCTTTTTGGACGATATCGAGATGACGGACAAGCCGATGTACAAGCGCGCCCGCCTCGGCGTGGGCTACCTTCCGCAAGAAGCTTCCATCTTCCGCAAGCTCTCCGTTGAAGACAACATCATGGCGATTCTCGAAACGCAGGACATGAAGCGTGCCGAGCGCAAAAAGAAGCTGGAACAGCTCCTTGAAGAATTCAAGATCACGCACATCCGCAAGACAAAATCCATGAGCTGCTCCGGTGGTGAACGCCGCCGTCTTGAAATTGCACGTGCGCTTGCAAGCGACCCCTCGTTCCTTTTGCTCGACGAACCGTTTGCGGGTATTGACCCGATTGCCGTTGCCGATATCCAGTCCATCATTTCGGAACTCAAGGACCGCGGCATGGGCGTACTCATCACGGACCACAACGTGCGCGAAACGCTTTCGATTACGGACCGCGCTTACATCATGTACAAGAGTCAGGTGCTCACGGAAGGTTCTTCGGAACATCTGGCCAAAGACCCAGAAGCGCGCCGCATTTATCTCGGTGATTCTTTCCGCTTGGATTAG
- the rpoN gene encoding RNA polymerase factor sigma-54 — MNLGMQANIGQTQEQTLSPALLQSVKMLQKTSQELETAIKEEVEVNPLLEVDDGDFDDQEVPVDKDPEELDPRANDSSEFPDDIEDMARGSLDDTADVDSSYLDGESTDVNWDSYLGDGTSYDDAPFNDLNSGSKDPDEDWDRPIKDVGKSLQEQLEDQLRLWNGTRELQEQLQENGVTEEHFRKLVQYLINSINDDGFLCDSSREGESEAMVVQSDDKYIDEIERVLRGELKLEDASLPVREAVHVLQSFKPSGIGARDQRECFLIQAYAIPNFPSLAIRILEKEYENLLQLRYAKIAKALSVSADEVKTAVASLSRLRPHPGFQLSHSYSHIINADLKVVEKKGNYEVICFKTKMQKSLRINQTYKAILTDPSASKQDKEYVKAQLAKATDLIKAVDNRFSTIELVMRAIVKRQRGFFENGPAFLKPMILQDVADDVHLAVSTVQRATDQKYVETPYGMYELKQFFTSGVKQGTAPDAEEVGSAQIIDAIKTLIDEEDKSSPLSDQDISDELLKQGIKVARRTVAKYREKELKILPKNQRKR; from the coding sequence ATGAATCTTGGGATGCAGGCAAATATCGGACAGACGCAGGAGCAGACGCTATCACCTGCGCTTCTCCAGTCTGTGAAGATGCTCCAGAAAACATCGCAGGAACTGGAAACCGCTATCAAGGAAGAAGTCGAAGTCAACCCGCTTTTGGAAGTGGACGATGGCGACTTTGACGATCAGGAAGTTCCCGTGGACAAGGACCCGGAAGAACTCGATCCGCGCGCAAATGATTCCAGTGAATTCCCCGATGATATCGAGGATATGGCTCGTGGCTCCCTGGACGATACTGCCGATGTCGATAGCAGTTATCTTGACGGTGAATCTACGGATGTGAATTGGGATAGCTATTTGGGCGATGGCACATCGTACGATGACGCGCCGTTTAACGATTTGAATTCAGGTTCGAAGGACCCGGACGAGGATTGGGACCGCCCGATCAAGGACGTGGGCAAGAGCTTGCAGGAACAGCTCGAAGACCAGCTCCGCCTCTGGAACGGCACCCGTGAATTGCAGGAACAGCTCCAGGAAAATGGCGTTACCGAAGAGCATTTCCGCAAGTTGGTCCAGTACCTCATCAACTCCATTAACGATGACGGGTTCCTTTGCGATTCCAGTCGCGAAGGTGAATCCGAGGCGATGGTCGTCCAGTCGGACGACAAGTATATTGACGAGATTGAGCGCGTACTCCGCGGGGAACTCAAGCTCGAAGACGCGAGCCTCCCGGTGCGCGAGGCGGTTCACGTTTTGCAGTCCTTCAAGCCGAGCGGCATTGGTGCCCGCGACCAGCGCGAATGCTTCCTGATCCAGGCGTACGCAATTCCGAATTTCCCGAGCCTCGCTATCCGCATTCTCGAGAAGGAATACGAGAACCTCTTGCAGCTCCGCTATGCAAAGATAGCGAAGGCCCTGAGTGTTTCCGCCGATGAAGTCAAGACCGCTGTCGCAAGCCTCTCACGTTTGCGCCCGCATCCGGGATTCCAGCTTTCGCATTCGTATTCGCACATCATCAATGCGGACTTGAAAGTTGTCGAAAAGAAGGGCAATTACGAAGTCATCTGTTTCAAGACCAAGATGCAGAAGTCGCTCCGCATCAACCAGACGTACAAAGCGATCCTCACGGATCCGTCTGCATCCAAGCAGGACAAGGAATACGTGAAGGCGCAGCTTGCGAAGGCGACAGACCTCATCAAGGCGGTCGATAACCGCTTCTCGACGATTGAGCTTGTGATGCGGGCGATTGTCAAGCGCCAGCGCGGATTCTTTGAAAACGGCCCTGCATTCCTCAAGCCGATGATCCTCCAGGATGTCGCCGACGATGTCCATTTGGCGGTGAGCACGGTGCAGCGCGCGACCGACCAGAAGTACGTGGAAACGCCTTATGGCATGTACGAACTTAAACAATTCTTTACGTCCGGTGTCAAGCAGGGCACGGCCCCGGATGCCGAAGAAGTGGGTTCCGCGCAGATTATCGACGCCATCAAGACGCTTATTGACGAAGAGGACAAGTCTTCTCCGCTTTCCGACCAGGACATCAGCGACGAGCTTCTGAAGCAGGGAATCAAGGTAGCGCGCCGTACAGTCGCCAAATACCGCGAAAAAGAACTCAAGATTTTGCCTAAAAATCAAAGAAAACGGTAA
- the raiA gene encoding ribosome-associated translation inhibitor RaiA produces MDIQFSARHFNASAGLQDRIQEEMDKLAKFYPNITSASVILDHEVEHQRHCEISVNITGSVIVASADEENMGKAVDVTLERIKVQLKKANDKQNDHRAQPVSELT; encoded by the coding sequence ATGGATATTCAGTTTTCTGCTCGTCATTTTAACGCATCTGCAGGTCTTCAGGACCGTATTCAGGAAGAAATGGATAAGTTGGCCAAATTTTACCCGAATATCACTAGCGCCTCTGTAATTCTTGACCATGAAGTCGAACACCAGCGTCATTGCGAAATTTCTGTCAATATTACAGGTTCTGTCATTGTCGCTTCTGCCGACGAGGAGAACATGGGCAAGGCAGTCGATGTGACGCTTGAACGTATCAAGGTCCAGCTCAAGAAGGCCAACGACAAGCAGAACGATCATAGGGCTCAGCCGGTTTCCGAACTCACGTAA
- the hprK gene encoding HPr(Ser) kinase/phosphatase → MADRLKDIKILHRERFPVRDFFIRYGKDLQLVQHCPDEDMESCIEESGIHRPGLAMAGYTKVYSSQQIQVIGHTEWNYLESVGPEARAKIFENLSVFRAPMWVVTHAQTPHDELKNMCNRLHIPLFSTTLHTFEFFKMSQRILDEFFAPHAIIHGSLVDVYGVGMLYVGDSNVGKSECVLDLVESGHRMVADDVVHISHVGKSIIGRPDPLIRHHMEIRGVGILDIRSMFGIHAIRKVKKIEMIVELQPWRQDVSYERTGLNEMEENIMGVNIPKVVLPVAPGKNMTVISEVIAMNALMKMSGQNVAQDFNESLLQKIKAKAKGEFTDDLLDFNPQNWSFYE, encoded by the coding sequence ATGGCTGATAGATTGAAAGATATCAAGATCCTGCACCGGGAACGCTTCCCGGTGCGGGACTTTTTTATCCGCTATGGCAAGGACTTGCAGTTGGTACAGCACTGTCCCGACGAAGACATGGAATCTTGCATTGAAGAAAGCGGAATTCACCGCCCTGGCCTTGCCATGGCTGGTTATACGAAAGTTTATAGTTCGCAGCAGATTCAGGTGATTGGCCACACGGAGTGGAATTACCTGGAATCGGTCGGTCCTGAAGCGCGAGCGAAGATTTTTGAAAATTTGTCTGTGTTCCGTGCCCCCATGTGGGTCGTGACGCATGCGCAGACTCCGCACGATGAACTTAAGAATATGTGCAACCGATTGCACATCCCGCTGTTCTCAACAACGCTCCACACGTTTGAATTTTTCAAGATGAGCCAGAGAATCCTCGACGAGTTCTTTGCGCCTCATGCAATTATTCATGGAAGCCTTGTGGATGTCTATGGCGTGGGCATGCTCTACGTGGGCGACAGTAACGTCGGTAAGTCTGAATGTGTCCTGGATCTTGTCGAAAGCGGACACCGTATGGTGGCCGATGACGTTGTCCACATCAGTCACGTGGGTAAGTCTATTATTGGCCGTCCGGACCCCTTGATCCGCCATCACATGGAAATTCGCGGTGTCGGCATTCTGGATATCCGCTCGATGTTCGGTATCCACGCGATTCGAAAAGTCAAGAAAATCGAAATGATTGTTGAACTCCAGCCGTGGCGCCAGGATGTTTCTTATGAACGTACTGGACTCAACGAAATGGAAGAAAACATCATGGGCGTGAACATCCCGAAAGTCGTGTTGCCTGTGGCTCCCGGCAAGAACATGACCGTGATTTCAGAAGTCATTGCGATGAACGCCCTCATGAAAATGAGCGGCCAGAACGTAGCTCAGGATTTTAACGAGTCTTTATTGCAAAAGATCAAAGCTAAGGCAAAGGGTGAGTTTACCGATGATTTGCTAGATTTTAATCCGCAGAACTGGTCTTTCTATGAATAG
- a CDS encoding MlaD family protein: MNSLLFKIKKNFVASFIFVVIVVSCGLLAYFFHPASPYRERYTFVVKYETIGTLSPGNLVRVRGIAMGEIVDVKLTEEAVYVSARVLAEARIPVNSEFRLVTAGLMGEREMSIITGNSSKLVAEGDTVKGLYDEGTAGITKNLAEVFKDIGDVKQTLTDFYDSMTVGEAGKRMDRVAKKATRIVRVTKADVRKWKSLVDELLDGYHEAGEKIESSLRELSDRGGETAAKANEALDRVRALMDRIDVSKNAAVAVIAKFDESDGTVSQFRDETSRLNKDLDNLKKDFEAMLSGVKKDGLKLNVDIF, from the coding sequence ATGAATAGTTTGCTGTTTAAAATCAAGAAAAACTTTGTCGCAAGTTTCATCTTTGTCGTTATCGTGGTTTCGTGTGGGCTTTTGGCCTATTTTTTCCATCCGGCAAGCCCGTATCGCGAACGCTATACGTTTGTGGTAAAATACGAGACCATCGGTACGCTTTCTCCAGGCAACCTTGTACGCGTCCGTGGCATTGCTATGGGCGAAATAGTCGATGTCAAGCTCACTGAAGAAGCTGTCTATGTTTCTGCTCGAGTGCTTGCTGAAGCTCGAATCCCTGTGAACTCTGAATTCCGACTCGTGACGGCGGGCCTCATGGGCGAACGCGAAATGAGCATCATCACCGGGAACTCAAGCAAGCTCGTTGCCGAAGGCGATACCGTGAAAGGCCTTTATGACGAAGGCACTGCGGGCATCACGAAGAACCTTGCAGAGGTTTTCAAAGATATTGGCGATGTCAAGCAGACACTTACGGATTTCTATGATTCGATGACTGTAGGTGAGGCGGGCAAGCGGATGGACCGCGTGGCGAAAAAAGCGACAAGGATTGTTCGCGTGACGAAGGCCGATGTCCGCAAGTGGAAATCCCTCGTAGACGAATTGCTCGACGGTTATCATGAAGCGGGTGAGAAGATTGAATCTTCCTTGCGGGAGCTTTCGGACCGTGGCGGCGAGACCGCTGCAAAGGCGAACGAAGCTTTGGACCGCGTACGTGCCTTGATGGACCGTATTGATGTTTCGAAAAACGCAGCTGTTGCCGTTATTGCGAAATTTGATGAAAGCGATGGTACTGTAAGCCAGTTCCGCGACGAGACTTCTAGGCTGAATAAAGATCTTGATAACCTAAAAAAAGATTTTGAAGCGATGCTCAGCGGCGTCAAAAAAGACGGCCTCAAGCTTAACGTGGACATTTTTTAG
- a CDS encoding TraR/DksA C4-type zinc finger protein — protein MAEKKPVKMSDADLKFFEEMLLEKRRELVTAQSESEKANVFQGQKSQSGDGGDSDGADSATDYNSLETNFSLAAREGKYLVYLEEALKRIKNGTFGVCKICGQLIPKARLMAVPTATKCVNCKEETKKKEILDNRMEMAKMFAEAQRKEMLRKASGR, from the coding sequence ATGGCTGAGAAGAAACCCGTAAAGATGAGCGATGCTGATCTTAAGTTCTTTGAAGAAATGCTTTTGGAGAAAAGGCGCGAGCTTGTGACCGCCCAAAGTGAGTCCGAAAAGGCTAATGTGTTCCAGGGCCAAAAATCCCAGTCTGGTGACGGTGGCGATTCTGATGGTGCCGATTCCGCGACGGACTACAATTCACTTGAGACTAATTTCTCGTTGGCTGCCCGCGAAGGCAAGTACCTTGTTTACCTTGAAGAAGCTCTCAAGCGCATCAAGAACGGGACGTTTGGCGTTTGCAAAATTTGTGGACAGCTGATTCCGAAGGCAAGGCTTATGGCCGTGCCGACTGCTACCAAGTGCGTGAACTGCAAGGAAGAAACCAAGAAAAAGGAAATCCTTGACAACCGCATGGAAATGGCCAAGATGTTCGCTGAAGCCCAGCGCAAGGAAATGCTCCGCAAGGCCTCCGGCCGCTAA